From a single Raphanus sativus cultivar WK10039 chromosome 3, ASM80110v3, whole genome shotgun sequence genomic region:
- the LOC108833750 gene encoding uncharacterized protein LOC108833750, translating into MKWKNADRIRLIYLAFILCVVLARDEKQNIPLKYIKVVMDLEKVRKYLWGVASYDLLCESIAKNRYKLKEKTSSYVLDGFSYALQIWAMEAVPKIGKLCGKKLDKSFADGPRCIDWMGAGKVSYQEINRLEDIFTAEDDMYPFISWTGNMDIIQSVDFRRDDVEDERIKGLMELISAKNDFTQHVWDFEEAVEESLDQPDEENVNGEEGVNDEAAETDESDETFQTPRGSTSLGDTSKKSKKRLPDRGMERRKHKVLNGGSKQPSFNEDMKAFMAQLFEQSIYAMEQRMEKKMDDKLERLEHRLKAPNKEPRVEVEDGETPSPSKTTTTQQPSLRRSTRGSPVDLNFTQEEASFRGISTQGVEGLSQASHVTDFDPSQTAKADDWWTPMTSIRGSSKAKARKDNTVQPSQWKKWSRLELTDEDLPQDGFPQSLLYYFSEESWQGFYE; encoded by the exons ATGAAGTGGAAGAATGCAGATCGCATACGGCTGATCTACCTTGCCTTCATTCTTTGTGTCGTTTTAGCGAGAGATGAGAAGCAGAATATCCCTCTCAAATACATCAAGGTGGTCATGGATCTTGAGAAGGTTCGAAAGTATCTTTGGGGAGTTGCTTCTTATGATCTTCTCTGCGAGTCAATAGCCAAGAACCGCTACAAACTGAAGGAGAAGACAAGTAGTTATGTCTTAGATGGATTCTCCTACGCCTTGcagatttgggcaatggaagcTGTACCAAAGATTGGAAAGCTTTGTGGTAAAAAACTGGACAAATCTTTTGCGGATGGTCCTAGATGCATCGACTGGATGGGAGCTGGAAAGGTGTCATATCAAGAGATCAATCGGTTGGAGGATATTTTTACAGCCGAG GATGACATGTATCCATTCATCTCATGGACAGGGAATATGGATATTATCCAGAGTGTTGATTTCCGCAGAGATGATGTGGAGGATGAAAGAATCAAGGGTCTGATGGAGCTGATTTCCGCAAAGAATGACTTCACTCAGCATGTTTGGGATTTCGAAGAAGCTGTAGAGGAATCTCTAGATCAGCCTGATGAAGAAAATGTGAATGGTGAAGAGGGAGTGAATGATGAAGCAGCTGAGACAGATGAGAGTGATGAAACTTTTCAGACTCCAAGAGGATCAACGAGCCTAGGCGATACATCAAAGAAGAGTAAGAAAAGGCTTCCAGATCGTGGTATGGAAAGAAGGAAGCATAAGGTTCTCAATGGTGGATCGAAGCAACCATCTTTTAATGAAGACATGAAGGCTTTTATGGCGCAGTTGTTTGAGCAGAGTATCTATGCAATGGAGCAaaggatggagaagaagatggatgATAAATTAGAGCGATTGGAACATCGGCTAAAAGCTCCAAATAAGGAACCCCGCGTTGAAGTTGAGGATGGAGAGACGCCTTCTCCGAGCAAGACAACGACGACCCAGCAGCCATCGTTGAGGAGGTCCACACGCGGG AGTCCAGTGGATCTTAATTTCACTCAAGAAGAGGCTAGCTTTCGTGGAATCAGTACGCAAGGCGTCGAAGGGCTTTCTCAGGCATCTCATGTAACCGACTTTGATCCATCTCAGACAGCAAAGGCAGATGACTGGTGGACTCCAATGACTTCAATCCGAGGTTCGAGCAAGGCTAAAGCTCGTAAAGACAATACAGTTCAACCCTCACAGTGGAAGAAGTGGTCTAGACTTGAGCTTACCGATGAAGATTTGCCCCAAGATGGTTTTCCGCAGTCGTTGCTGTATTATTTCTCTGAAGAATCATGGCAAGGATTCTACGAATAG